GATGCCGCGAGAGAAGAACTGCAATAAACAGTACAGAAACAAGTTAGCAGTGGACCTGCAACATATCTAGAGTGAACATCTAAacattcttgttctttttcaaCTTGGATGGTGGCCATCGTCCCTTCTTCCTTAAATGGCGCTTCCTTACAAGCCTCTTTCTCCTTAGCCTGATCTTCTTTGCCATTTTCATTCTCAACTTCTGCTCGAGCTTTAGCTGAAGCTTGGATTCCAAAGGCAGGTTCTCAATGGGTACACTTTCCTCCTTGCTGTCTGAGGGAGGAGTAGGAGACTCCGGAGTAGTGGAGTCTGTTCCATCAACATCTGAAGAAGCCTTAACAATGAATGCACCTCTATTATTGAGAAGAAAAGGTGCTTGAATTCTGGCCCCAACAAAGGATTTCGGATGCAAAGCAATTGACTTGTTGCACAACCTGAAGACTAATAACAAAAGAACAATTGCCATAGAACTCAGAAACAGCAGTTTTAAGGCTAATAAGAAACTTTACAAATGAGGATCATGATTTTCAATGCCACATATGCTCCCGTCCCCATAGCAACAACCTTAGCTCCTGATCCTCAAACAACTCAGGTCCTAAAAgctatttttaaatgattctGATATCTCCCTAAGATTTGCAATACTACAATCAAGTAATGCATATCTATAACAAGATGCAGACCATATGTTTGCCGAAATACCTCAAAGACAGACCTATAAGTGACTGGCCATCCTAAAAGATATAAACAGGTTTGGCAGCATATCACATTgacaaaatttattagtttaaacaaatttttaggTCAATTTGCAGagcagaaaataaatatacagtGACAACCGGGGTActaacaaaaacaagaaataaacgGACACATTCATCATTCCCGGAAGACCCAGacgacaaaataaaaaaagaacagaaaatgCAATCCATACCACAAAAGCTCCAGTTTTTCTAGTCAAAATTTGCCAACCAAAGAAACTAAATGGTTGTCTGCaatcccaagaaaaaaaaaaaagacttcCATAAACATAgaacaactacaagttaaaaCAAAGGATACTTCACttaaattcacataaaaaaaaatcacattcaGACAGTAATGAACAGGCTAATCTTCAGAAATCAAGACTACAAACTGTACAACATTGTAGCATAAGTATTTGTACAAGGCAAGCATTATACTCACAGGTGGGAGCAGCGAGTCCGGGCGTGGAGGATGGAGGTGAAGAAAGAGAGGAGAGGGCAGATGTGAAGAGGAGAGCCATCTCTCCGGTGTGCTTTCAGACTTTGGATAAGCCTCTTTCTGCACcttttattgttcaattaaaaggATTTCGGTTTGGTGGCAAAAtggaaaatatgatatttactTTTCTCCCCTTCAACTATTCGAAATTGACATTTTAACCACTATACTCTACCTTGGTGCTGcgtttttaaattaacaagaTGGTTATGGCAAATGGCAATCTTCCAACTCCATTTTCTTTAAAGTAAGCACTATACACATGATATGTTAGACTTCTTTCAATTCTTAGGATCCTAAGGTAATGGATACCGGCAATTTAACACCAAAGTTCTCCATTGACGTTGCAATGGTGCGGTGTCCAGCTGAGGGGAACGGCGGCGTAGCGTGTTAGTCGCCGGAGAAAAGAAGTGTGTCTTCTCCGGCGTTATGAGAATCTTAGACAGATTCATCAGCACATCCCTTTCTCCACTTCCCCGTGGCCCATTCACTGCCACAATCCAAACCCGCTTCAAGAAACCCGCCAACACAGCCCAGACCCGCCTCGAGACGCGCACCCGGGACCCCAAACTCGATGTCCTCGCCTTCCACCGCCGCCGCCTCACCCTCATCCTCGGCCTCTACAGCCTCGTATCCGCCAAGCAACGAGGGCCCTTCGTCTCCTTACAGCTGCTCTCCCGGTGGGTCCCTCACGCCGGTGTCAATACCCTCTCTCCCGGCGAGTTTCTTCGGAAGTACCCACATGTTTTTCAGGTATTTACCCACCCTGTCAGAAGGAATTTGTGCTGTAAATTTACGTCGAAATTTGTGGAATTGCTTAAGCTGGAAGAGgaaattgtatgtaatatggAGAATGTTAATGTGATTAAGATAAGGAGGATTCTGTCGATGTCTGTGAATGGTAGAGTTCATTTACATGCAATTAGATTGATGAGAAGGGAACTGGGTTTGCCTGAAGATTTCAGGGAATCCGTAATTAGAAAGCATGGTGAGATATTTAGAATGATAGACTTGGAGATAGTGGAGTTGGTTGATTGGAATGAGAATGAAAGGGCTTTCAATTGTTCAGCAGAGGTTGAAAAGTGGAGGGAAAAAGAGTTCAGAGAGAAATGGTTGAGTGAGTTCGAGACGAAATATGCATTTCCAATTAATTTTCCAACAGGTCTCAAGATAGTTCCAGGGTTCAGGGAGAGATTGAGGAATTGGCAGAGGCTCTCGTATGTGAAGCCCTATGAGAGGGTGGAAAAAGTTCGAGTTCGTACTTGTGGAGGGGTTGAGAGGTATGAGAAACGGGCTGTGGGAATCATTCACGAGCTTTTGTGCTTGACGGTGGAGAAGATGGTGGAGGTAGAAAGGTTGGCGCATTTTAGGAAGGATCTTGGAATAGAGGTTAATTTGCGCGAGCTTCTTTTGAAGCATCCTGGGATTTTCTATATATCGACAAGAGGGAATACTCTAATGGTTTTTCTAAGGGAAGTGTATAGTGGAGGTTGTTTGGTTGAAACAAATATGGTTTATGATGTTCGGAGGAAAATGTTGGAGCTTTTACTTTTGGGTTGTCGCAATACCAGGGAGTTGAGAGAGCAAGAGGAAGCTGGAGAAGATAGAAACGATGCAGCGAATGATGAGGATGGAGGTGGTAGAAAAGATGGTGACTTTGTTATTCCAATTTTAGAGAGCTATTCTGGCAATAATCATGGTTGTGATTTCAATTATCAAGGTTAGAGCTTAGAGGGCTATATGAGTAAAAAGGCAGTTAAACGACTCTAGGAATGTTGGATTTGCAATGGAGCATGCAATTCTCAGTAACTTTGCCAAGTGAGCTTGGCAGATGAAATGACTGGGACTTTGTATAAGTCTTGAACAATACTTCCCAGAAGGCTATGCTGTTATCATTTCTCACAACATGTTAGAAGATTCAGGTTCATGACTTGTTGCTTTGTTTATCTACATTTGGGCTTCAGTTTCAACCAGAATCCCTTGTATTGGTTCATCATTGGCATCAGAGATTGTATATGTGGCTGAAAATTCTTTTTGATGCCACGGTTGGCTGGTGGAAACTGCTGGAACCTGTATTCCTATACTGAGCAAACAGCTGCCGTGCAGGAAAGGAGGATGGATTATGGTAAAGGGGGTGGGGGTTAAGCATGCAAGATGGCACTTCCACTTTTCCAATTTTTGGAAAGTTATTCAGGCTGTAATCTGTATTTGAAGTGGAATTGACATGAACTATCGATCTTGGTGTCTTTGTATTTTGAGCTGTACAGTTGGATATGTTCAAAGCTGGCATAACAATATTCTCCAATACAGCAATTGCAACATCGTCAAAATGTCTGGACAGAAGAACTTAAATCAATAGAATCTCATTGTTGCAAGCCAAGTACTGCCTCTTACATAAGCTCAACTAAagctttattaaaatataaatcaaaccAGAAGGAAACCTAATAAGCTGATAAGCTGATTGAGGTACATATGGGAACAATAGAGGACTGTTGCCTATAGCAACCGGCATCcttaacagaaaaatacacaGCCACACTTGCTGCAATACCAAATCAGACAAACACATGTAATTTGGATCTGCAGAAAACATTGTCCTTCTCATCCTCCAGCACGAGAGAAGCAGCAACAAGTGCGTCCTGCGCACCAATATAAAGAGATGTTATAGATCTTCCAGTACACTTCTCTGACCTTCCTTGCTGGATGGAACAGTCCCTGAAGACAATAGCTGCTCCCAATGCAACCCTCATTCCTTCAATAGCTTCCATCGCAGCATTGGTAACATGTAGAGATGTCTCAAAAATGTTAGGCCAAACATAATTTGTTGGATCGATCAAAGCATCCTCACATCCTAAACCAGCAAACCTGAGGGCCATGTGCTTAATACTTTAGGGACAGCCGAGGGTGACAAGAAGGAAGTTAAATTAACAATGTATGGCAATAGTGTTTCCACGGCAGAGCTTACTCTTCACCCTGAGGACTCTTTAAGTATCTACCGTTTCTTTCATCCAACCCGGCAACATGAGAATCTGCGTTGTGCATGTATGTGCCTCTGCGAACCCTTTTTGAGTCGTAATATTATCCTTAAACATATGGTACACatctttttgttgttcttattGCTGCATATCTCAATATCTTGGACTCGGTCCCAACTTCTGAAAGTTGAGCTAATGTAGCCATTCACgttgttcttctttttcctttgctTCGTGCAATCGAATTCTAACTAGCCGTGCGACTANNNNNNNNNNNNNNNNNNNNNNNNNNNNNNNNNNNNNNNNNNNNNNNNNNNNNNNNNNNNNNNNNNNTTTACAAGTACGTGGATGGAGCAGAGTTGTGCACACTTCCCTGCAACCACCATTTCCACCATAAATGCGTTATTGAATGGCTCTGCATCAGCGCAACCTGCAAATTCAACATTCACAGAGGCAAGACGTTGGTCTGACCAATCCGAACTAATACTTATACAGGGCCTGTCAACTTAGAAGATAAAATGACAGAGCAGCAAAATGTTCCTAAATTTCTTGCAACTAATGTACGGTAGAAAAGGCAAATTCCCTGAACGGTCGATGTAGAGGTAGTCTTGCTTTGGTTATCTGAGATGTAGCAATAACTCGCACATAAATATGTAGCTTGACTATTATTGGAAGAGCTCTTTTGGCCATTAGTACAATAGTAGACACCAACAGTAACAGATTCCAACTCTCCACCAGAAGGGATTATAAAAAGTAAGTGGGCATTCCTCCGATCTTTCTAAACATACTTTTGTGCTCCATTATATCTGCTTAATAGATTAGCTTAGCCAAATTCGACGTTAGCACCTACCATTGTGGACTTTAGTGTAGTCTGATTCATAGTCAAAAGAGGACAACAACGAATAAATGAAACTTCACCATTCTCTGCAcagaaagaaaacagaaaagcactgaagcaaaagaaaggaaattgACAGCCTATGTTGCCTTACTCTAAAAGACTACATAGTAACATACTCAACAACTAGGATCATTTATCCAAAGTTCTAGTAGCAGCTGGTAGCTATTGATATTGTCACAAGGTGAGCCTTGGCGCTAACCCAATGCCAACATCTAAATGCAGGAAAAgaatggactaaaactgttgGAACGAAACAAGGTTTACTTCTGTTACAGCCCCAAGTCGCCGTCTTTCTAAGTAGCAAGAAGAaacatatgtttttatttcactCAACTCACAGCAAGACAATTAGATCCCGGTTTAGAGCTTTAGTCATAAAACTATGACATTTTTCTCCAGTACAGCCGTGCGGTCCAGTACAGCCGTGCGCAACCACAGAACAAGAGTCGCCCAAATGGCCGAACAGAAGAGCAAAAATCATAGAATTTCATGGTTGCAAGCCAAAAACTGCCTCTTCCATAAGTTCAACTAAAGGTTTATTACAATAGAAATCAAACCAAGAGGAAACCTAATAAGCTGATTGAGCTACATATTGGAACAATAAGATGACTCCGTCGCTTATAGCAACCGGCATCCTTAATAGGCAAAAATACACAGCCGCAAGTTCTGCAATACCAAATCAGACAAACATATGCAATTCCGGTCTGCAGAAAACATTGTTCTCCTCATCCTCCAGTACCGGATAAGCAGCAACAAGCGCGTCCTGCGCACCAATATAGAGAGAATTGTAGATTTTCCAGTACACTTCTCTGACCTTCCTTGCGGGATGGAATAGTCCCTGAAGACAATAGTTCAGTACAATAGCTGCTCCCAATGCAACCCTCATTCCTTCAATAGCTTCCATGACCGCATTGATAACATGTGGGGATGTCTCAAAAATGTTAGGCCAAACATAATTCATCAGATGGATCAAAGCATCCTCGCATCCTAGACCAGCAACCCCTAGCGCCATGTGCTTAACAGCAGAAGCTGCAGTTTGCCGATGAACCAAATCTCTGTCCATGAGAGCATCCTCCAGTAATGGAGTTACTGCATATATGTAGTCTTTACCCATCTCACCGATGTACtcaaacagaaaagaaagtgACTTCAGAACACCATTCTGAACATTGAGCTCAGGCACACGGTATTCATTCATCAATGCAGGCAGAACTGTAAAAGGTGAGCATGTTTCTGCAACAATTGCTATGGCCACAGTTGTGCACACACGATTTTGACGTTCCTGAACCTTGAGGTTGTTTAACAATGTTGCGAGAACATCCTGTGGCCCAATAGCCTTTGCAATATAACCAAAAGTATTCACAGTTGCTCTACGGATACCCTTTTTATGTGCTTTGAGCATCTCAAGAAGCTCAAAACATATTCTCATCCACTCCCTTGCAGGGACAAACTCAGCCCCACGATCAGCAATTCTTCCAACAAGATCGATACAATTCTCTTGGACCTTCTCATGGCGATTCTTCAAGATAGGAGTCAGCCGAGGAAGCAAATCCTTGATAGGCGGTGTCATCTTAGTCATACCAATTACATTCACAATAGCCTTGAGAGCACCCAATATTGAACCCAAAACCTCTGGGTATTCCTCACCCAAATACTCGTACAATACAACACCAAGGTGGCCCATAAGTTGTTCTTCTCCACACTGTTTCATAACCACAGCAATCCTAGATATAAGATCTGCTGCTTGTTGCCTCACTTTGGCACTCTTATTGTTGAGCCGCCATTTTATGGTAC
The window above is part of the Sesamum indicum cultivar Zhongzhi No. 13 linkage group LG2, S_indicum_v1.0, whole genome shotgun sequence genome. Proteins encoded here:
- the LOC105155792 gene encoding protein ROOT PRIMORDIUM DEFECTIVE 1, producing the protein MRILDRFISTSLSPLPRGPFTATIQTRFKKPANTAQTRLETRTRDPKLDVLAFHRRRLTLILGLYSLVSAKQRGPFVSLQLLSRWVPHAGVNTLSPGEFLRKYPHVFQVFTHPVRRNLCCKFTSKFVELLKLEEEIVCNMENVNVIKIRRILSMSVNGRVHLHAIRLMRRELGLPEDFRESVIRKHGEIFRMIDLEIVELVDWNENERAFNCSAEVEKWREKEFREKWLSEFETKYAFPINFPTGLKIVPGFRERLRNWQRLSYVKPYERVEKVRVRTCGGVERYEKRAVGIIHELLCLTVEKMVEVERLAHFRKDLGIEVNLRELLLKHPGIFYISTRGNTLMVFLREVYSGGCLVETNMVYDVRRKMLELLLLGCRNTRELREQEEAGEDRNDAANDEDGGGRKDGDFVIPILESYSGNNHGCDFNYQG
- the LOC105155791 gene encoding 50S ribosomal protein 5, chloroplastic is translated as MALLFTSALSSLSSPPSSTPGLAAPTFFRLCNKSIALHPKSFVGARIQAPFLLNNRGAFIVKASSDVDGTDSTTPESPTPPSDSKEESVPIENLPLESKLQLKLEQKLRMKMAKKIRLRRKRLVRKRHLRKKGRWPPSKLKKNKNV